From the genome of Nocardia mangyaensis:
CGCGGGCGACGAGGAACGGCGGAATCGGACACGAACATATGTTCGCATCGGGGTCCGACGAGAACGCGAGACTGTGCCCGAACACCTCCGACAGCCAGGTGCCCCCGTAGTCCGCGCGCCGCAACCGCCCCTGTCGGAGATTGCCGCGCAGTAGCCTCTCGCCGGGGTCGGAGCGGTACTGTGAAGCCGGTTTGTCGGGTATGCGGTGATGAGGAGTCGGTCGGCGGTGCGTGGTTTCGGGGATCTCGAGGCAGTGCTGATGGATCGGATCTGGGATCGAGACGTCGACACGACCACGGTCCGCGAACTGTTCGACGAGCTCGCCGCCGAACGCGAGATCGCCTACACGACGGTCATGTCGACCATGGACAACCTGCACCGCAAGGGCTGGCTGGCCAGGGAACGCGAAGGGCGCGCCTACCGCTACTGGCCGACTGTCACCCGCGAGGAGCACAGCGCCCGGCTCATGCACGAGGCGCTCGGCGTGGGTGGCCGCTCCGACCTGGTGCTGAGTCACTTCGTCGACCGGATCAGCGCCGACGAGTTCGCGGGCCTGCGCGCGGCGCTGCGCCGGGTCGCCACGCGGCGCAGCGAGGAGAACTAGGGGAGTGCGGTGCTGAATGTCGGCTGGGACCAGGTCTTCGCCTGGCGGTTGCACAGGCAACTCGTCTCGGCACCGAGCACGGCCGGGGTCGTGGCGATCTCGGAGCGGCTGGCGGGAGTCCAGGCGCAGGTGACCTCGGCCGCGGAAACGGCTGTCGCCGTGCGCGGTCGGGAGACGACCGCCGATGGTGTCGCCCAGGCGCTGGCAGCGGGCTCGCTGGTGAAGACCTGGGCGATGCGCGGGACCTTGCACGCGATGGTGCCCGAGCAGGCCGCGGCGGCGCTGTCGCTGATCGGTTCTGCCCGGACCTGGGAGAAGCCGTCCTGGCAGAAAAGCTTCGGCGCGACCCCGGACCAGGTGGCCGCGCTGGTGGAGGTGGTGTCGACGGTTCTCGCCGATCAGGTGCTGACCCGGGACGAACTGGTCGAGGCGGTACTCGCCGAACCCGGCTTCGGCCACCTGGCCGAGCAGTTGCGCTCGGGCTGGGGTGCCGTGCTCAAGCCGCTGGCCTGGCAGGGCGCGCTGTGTCACGGCCCGGCCCGCGGCGCCAAGGTCACCTTCGCCGGCCCCGCGCAGGTGGTGCCCGGCTGGACCGGCATTCCCGAACCGGCCGCGGCGGCGCCGACGCTGCTCCGCGCCTACCTCGGCGCCTATGGCCCGGCCTCGCCCGAAGTCTTCGACGCCTGGCTCAGCCGCAACAGTCTGCGCAAGACCGTTGTGCGCGGCTGGTTCGCGGCGCTGGGTGACGAGCTGACCGAGGTCTCCGTCGACGGCAGGCCGGGCTGGATGCCCGCCGAATTCACCGACGACCTCGCCGCGGCGACCCTCGACCCCGCGATCCACCTGCTCGGCCCGTTCGACCAGTATGTCCTCGGTCCCGGCACCGCCGACACCGCCCTGCTGCCCGCCGAACACCGCGCGAAGGTGAGCCGCGCGGCGGGGTG
Proteins encoded in this window:
- a CDS encoding BlaI/MecI/CopY family transcriptional regulator; protein product: MRSRSAVRGFGDLEAVLMDRIWDRDVDTTTVRELFDELAAEREIAYTTVMSTMDNLHRKGWLAREREGRAYRYWPTVTREEHSARLMHEALGVGGRSDLVLSHFVDRISADEFAGLRAALRRVATRRSEEN
- a CDS encoding winged helix DNA-binding domain-containing protein, translated to MLNVGWDQVFAWRLHRQLVSAPSTAGVVAISERLAGVQAQVTSAAETAVAVRGRETTADGVAQALAAGSLVKTWAMRGTLHAMVPEQAAAALSLIGSARTWEKPSWQKSFGATPDQVAALVEVVSTVLADQVLTRDELVEAVLAEPGFGHLAEQLRSGWGAVLKPLAWQGALCHGPARGAKVTFAGPAQVVPGWTGIPEPAAAAPTLLRAYLGAYGPASPEVFDAWLSRNSLRKTVVRGWFAALGDELTEVSVDGRPGWMPAEFTDDLAAATLDPAIHLLGPFDQYVLGPGTADTALLPAEHRAKVSRAAGWISPLVLVDGRIAGTWERVEDEVVVSMFAAGRFPKRDLTAAVNRLAEALGASGLTVRAG